In Fusobacterium canifelinum, a genomic segment contains:
- a CDS encoding type II toxin-antitoxin system HicA family toxin, with translation MPNIIPYKVLVKILLENGWELDHTTGSHEIYIKDGKTCPVKCTKKDIPNGTLASIKRITGLKF, from the coding sequence ATGCCAAATATAATACCTTACAAGGTACTAGTTAAAATTTTGCTTGAAAATGGTTGGGAACTTGACCATACAACAGGTTCTCATGAAATTTATATTAAAGATGGTAAAACTTGTCCTGTGAAATGTACTAAAAAAGATATTCCTAATGGGACACTAGCTAGTATCAAAAGAATAACAGGGCTAAAGTTTTAG
- a CDS encoding alpha-2-macroglobulin family protein, with protein MKKILKLVFILSILTITFVACKKDKEQTQDNVNQPQAEQNYDYEKVLYINEARFNASGDLIVLFSEELDKTQNLKDFVEVEGLDNSNITIMPFVNKIIIKGNFQKDVAYSIKVSQGVKGISGTTLKNDFLKNNIYVNKKQPSLSFVDSGNVLPSINNKKINFNSVNISKVKLEVVKVYTNNITQYLKLYSNEYGINEWELKDDLGDVIFTKEYEIDSKEDQVIKNSIDLSNTIDTKGIYYVKLSAIGQDSIDYDIGKYGEPNSFGYDGDVIYARAEKTIILSDIGIVANSNNSKLDLKLLNLNTLNPISGARLEFINSKNQTLEEGTTNSNGEYKSKTNLDKVFYVLVKSGNEFNVLYLAGSKINYSDFDIGGSLDGSDLKLYTYTDKGYYRPGDEINVSLIARSKEKMNDNQPFEYSFTGPDGSTKINNEIVKESKNGFYTFKIKTDMNDLTGAWTLSIKFGGKEITQKVFIESKIANTIAIDTDEDKIYSKADVKDGIMDFKFFFKYLSGANVDKGSFVSFDYSVIEKDTQSKKYREYSFGNPSNYKYQFRSFVETTLDDDSGAVNLKLDMPETLQNKNLYLNTIVNVSDANGRYSTETKVFKIINRENSVGVQKVSQNENEASVKYILLNEKTDSLVAGKKLKYRVYNKEYNWWYDYYYNDGEKSFKENIETVLLEEGEITSASSPELLKVTKLGDGINFIEIEDEETGHSSGVFVYNYHYGDKNHGTIENLNITADKEKYNIGDIAKIKYSGAVGSKALITIEKDGKIIKEYWKTLAVKDNEETIVIEKDFFPNAYVNISVFQKYVDKQNDKPLRLYGSVPLMVDDKSKILTIQVDTKTEVLPGGDLKIKLSNKENKKMYYEVFLVDEGVLRMTNYKKPDPYKFFYEKRAKLVQSYDNFSNIIERYSDKVANRLKTGGGDFEEDELARPMAAEAAYKKEDMQLFGDAQRFANLTIFRGVAESNENGNAVVDVKLPNFFGTMRLFVVAVSDESYGSIEKSISVKAPIIVETSAPRVLKVGDKFTVPVTLFPIEKAIGDSEITLAYNGKTYNKKVNVKDGKSEKVLFELEAPAKVGTTKIDIDFKSSKYSYKDTINLNVDTNYPYQYSEKSIVLEPNQEFTLSAAEYKDFINGSVKSKLVLSSYQKLGIEKLIKSLLDYPYICLEQISSKGMAMLYIDNLTTDPIEKNDAKNEINTIIGKLNNNYQLRNGAFAYWPGSQEEGISTVYAIRFLIEAKEKGYYVPETMFEKSKEYLNSIAMRTDVPKIEVLYLLAAIGDPNVSEMNIVFDRYYKDISVVEKWRLLAAYSKIGEKDFARKEADKLPRKAERKDGSYYADDSAEILKYYTVIYGTADAELYNSVLAIAKSDAWLTTYEKANIVQALAGDGKVSPEKKNLSFKLIVDGKEQNLELKDGEYTFRNLGVKENVKKIVIKNTSSSKLYVNSFYKGKPVKYDEKDESKNITITRKFVDMAGKEIDVKNLKAGTRFKMILTSKLANADSPDISLLQILPSGWEFDNTQTNIQSSGGDMIPVPENAEEVDNQEYGESSSSNNVNYVDIKDDRVAYFYPLYSGEDKVIEINLIAVTPGTYRLPGTKVESMYNNNYRAYLKGFEVKVKE; from the coding sequence ATGAAAAAAATTCTAAAACTGGTATTTATTTTATCTATATTAACAATAACTTTTGTAGCTTGTAAAAAAGACAAGGAGCAGACACAAGACAATGTAAATCAGCCTCAAGCAGAACAAAACTATGATTATGAAAAAGTGTTATATATTAATGAGGCAAGATTTAATGCCTCTGGGGATTTAATAGTTCTATTTTCAGAAGAACTAGATAAAACACAAAACTTAAAAGATTTTGTTGAAGTAGAAGGTTTAGACAATAGTAATATAACTATTATGCCTTTTGTAAATAAAATCATAATAAAAGGGAATTTTCAAAAAGATGTTGCTTATTCTATAAAAGTCAGCCAAGGTGTAAAAGGAATTTCTGGAACTACTCTTAAGAATGATTTTTTAAAAAATAATATATATGTGAATAAGAAACAACCTAGTTTATCGTTTGTTGACTCTGGAAATGTTTTACCAAGTATAAATAATAAGAAAATTAATTTTAATTCAGTAAATATCTCAAAAGTTAAACTTGAAGTTGTTAAGGTTTATACAAACAACATAACTCAATATTTAAAACTATATTCTAATGAATATGGAATTAATGAATGGGAACTTAAAGATGACTTAGGAGATGTAATTTTTACAAAAGAATATGAAATAGACAGCAAAGAAGACCAAGTTATAAAAAATAGTATAGATTTATCTAATACAATAGATACTAAGGGAATTTATTATGTAAAATTATCTGCAATTGGGCAAGATAGTATAGATTATGATATAGGAAAATATGGTGAACCTAATAGCTTTGGTTATGATGGTGATGTAATCTATGCAAGAGCAGAAAAAACAATAATACTTTCAGATATAGGTATAGTTGCTAACTCTAATAATTCAAAACTAGATTTAAAGTTATTAAATCTTAATACTTTAAATCCTATTTCAGGAGCAAGACTTGAATTTATAAATTCTAAAAACCAAACTCTTGAAGAAGGTACAACTAATTCAAATGGAGAATATAAATCTAAAACTAATTTAGATAAAGTTTTTTATGTACTTGTAAAATCTGGAAATGAATTTAATGTTTTATATTTAGCAGGAAGTAAAATAAATTATTCTGATTTTGATATTGGAGGCTCATTAGATGGTTCTGATTTAAAACTTTATACTTATACAGATAAAGGATACTATAGACCTGGTGATGAAATAAATGTATCTTTAATTGCTAGAAGTAAAGAAAAAATGAATGATAATCAACCTTTTGAATATTCATTTACAGGACCAGATGGCTCAACTAAAATAAATAATGAAATAGTTAAAGAATCTAAAAATGGCTTTTATACTTTTAAAATAAAAACTGATATGAATGATTTAACAGGAGCTTGGACTTTATCAATTAAGTTTGGTGGAAAAGAAATTACACAAAAAGTGTTTATAGAATCTAAAATTGCAAATACAATAGCTATTGACACAGATGAAGATAAAATTTATTCTAAAGCAGATGTAAAAGACGGAATAATGGATTTTAAATTCTTCTTTAAATATTTGAGTGGAGCAAATGTAGATAAAGGCTCATTTGTAAGCTTTGATTATAGTGTCATAGAAAAAGATACTCAATCCAAGAAATATAGAGAATATTCTTTTGGTAATCCTTCAAATTATAAATATCAATTTAGAAGCTTTGTTGAAACAACATTAGACGATGATTCAGGAGCCGTCAATTTAAAATTAGATATGCCAGAAACATTACAAAATAAAAATTTATATTTAAATACAATAGTAAATGTGTCAGATGCAAATGGAAGATATAGTACAGAAACTAAGGTATTTAAAATTATAAATAGAGAAAATTCAGTTGGAGTTCAAAAAGTAAGCCAAAATGAAAATGAAGCTAGTGTAAAATATATTTTATTAAATGAAAAAACTGATAGTTTAGTTGCAGGAAAGAAATTAAAATATAGAGTATATAACAAAGAATATAACTGGTGGTATGATTATTACTATAATGATGGTGAAAAATCGTTTAAAGAAAATATTGAAACAGTTCTTTTAGAAGAAGGAGAAATCACTTCTGCCTCTTCACCTGAACTTTTAAAAGTTACTAAATTAGGTGATGGTATAAACTTTATAGAAATAGAAGATGAAGAAACAGGACATAGTTCAGGAGTATTTGTTTATAATTATCACTATGGAGATAAAAACCATGGAACTATTGAAAATCTAAATATTACTGCTGATAAAGAAAAATATAATATAGGTGATATTGCAAAAATTAAATATAGTGGAGCAGTTGGTTCAAAAGCATTAATAACTATTGAAAAAGATGGTAAGATTATAAAAGAATATTGGAAGACTTTAGCTGTAAAAGATAATGAGGAGACTATTGTAATTGAAAAAGATTTCTTCCCTAATGCTTATGTGAATATATCTGTTTTTCAAAAATATGTGGATAAACAAAATGATAAACCGCTTAGACTTTATGGTTCAGTTCCATTGATGGTTGATGATAAGAGCAAAATATTGACAATTCAAGTTGATACTAAGACAGAAGTTTTACCAGGTGGAGACTTAAAGATAAAATTATCAAATAAAGAAAATAAGAAGATGTATTATGAAGTATTCCTTGTTGATGAAGGTGTACTAAGAATGACTAATTATAAGAAGCCAGACCCTTATAAGTTCTTCTATGAAAAAAGAGCTAAGTTAGTTCAAAGTTATGATAACTTCTCAAATATCATTGAAAGATACTCTGATAAGGTTGCCAATAGATTGAAAACTGGTGGAGGAGATTTTGAAGAAGATGAGTTAGCTAGACCAATGGCAGCAGAAGCAGCTTATAAAAAAGAAGATATGCAATTATTTGGAGATGCACAAAGATTTGCTAATTTAACTATATTTAGAGGTGTTGCTGAAAGTAATGAAAATGGTAATGCAGTAGTTGATGTAAAATTACCTAATTTCTTTGGTACTATGAGATTATTTGTTGTAGCAGTTTCAGATGAAAGTTATGGAAGCATTGAGAAATCAATTTCAGTAAAAGCTCCTATAATAGTTGAAACTTCGGCACCAAGAGTTTTGAAAGTTGGGGATAAATTTACTGTTCCTGTAACTTTATTCCCAATTGAAAAAGCTATTGGGGATTCAGAAATTACTTTAGCTTATAATGGAAAAACTTATAATAAGAAAGTTAATGTAAAAGATGGCAAGAGTGAAAAAGTCCTATTTGAACTTGAAGCACCTGCAAAAGTTGGTACAACTAAGATAGATATTGATTTTAAATCAAGTAAATATAGTTATAAAGATACTATTAATTTAAATGTTGATACAAATTATCCTTATCAATATAGTGAAAAATCAATAGTGTTAGAACCTAATCAAGAATTTACATTATCTGCAGCAGAATATAAAGATTTTATAAATGGAAGTGTAAAATCTAAGTTAGTACTTTCTAGTTATCAAAAATTAGGAATTGAAAAATTAATAAAATCATTGTTAGATTATCCTTATATTTGCTTAGAACAAATATCATCAAAAGGTATGGCAATGTTATATATTGATAATTTGACAACTGATCCAATAGAAAAAAATGATGCCAAGAATGAAATCAATACTATAATTGGAAAATTAAATAATAATTATCAATTAAGAAATGGAGCATTTGCATATTGGCCAGGTTCTCAAGAAGAAGGAATATCAACTGTATATGCAATTAGATTCTTAATAGAAGCAAAAGAAAAAGGTTACTATGTTCCAGAAACTATGTTTGAAAAATCTAAGGAATATCTAAATTCAATAGCTATGAGAACAGATGTACCAAAAATAGAAGTTTTATACTTATTGGCTGCAATAGGTGACCCTAATGTTTCTGAAATGAATATAGTATTTGATAGATACTATAAAGATATATCTGTTGTTGAAAAATGGAGATTACTTGCTGCATACAGTAAGATAGGTGAAAAAGATTTTGCTAGAAAAGAAGCAGATAAACTTCCTAGAAAAGCAGAAAGAAAAGATGGAAGCTACTATGCAGATGATAGTGCTGAAATATTGAAATACTATACAGTAATTTATGGTACAGCAGATGCAGAACTTTATAATTCTGTTCTTGCTATAGCAAAGAGTGATGCTTGGTTAACTACTTATGAAAAAGCTAATATAGTTCAAGCATTGGCAGGAGATGGAAAAGTAAGTCCTGAAAAGAAAAATTTATCTTTCAAACTTATAGTTGATGGAAAAGAACAAAACTTAGAGCTTAAAGATGGAGAATATACATTTAGAAATTTAGGTGTAAAAGAAAATGTTAAGAAAATAGTTATAAAAAATACTTCATCTAGTAAATTATATGTAAATTCTTTCTATAAAGGAAAACCAGTAAAATATGATGAAAAAGATGAAAGCAAAAATATTACTATAACAAGAAAATTTGTTGATATGGCTGGAAAAGAAATAGATGTTAAGAACTTAAAAGCTGGAACTAGATTTAAGATGATATTAACTTCTAAACTGGCTAATGCAGATTCACCTGATATCTCATTATTACAAATTTTACCAAGTGGTTGGGAATTTGATAATACACAAACTAATATCCAAAGCTCAGGTGGAGATATGATACCAGTTCCTGAAAATGCAGAAGAAGTTGATAACCAAGAATATGGAGAAAGTTCATCATCTAACAATGTCAATTATGTAGATATAAAAGATGATAGAGTTGCTTACTTCTATCCACTATATTCAGGAGAAGACAAAGTAATTGAAATTAATTTAATTGCTGTAACTCCTGGAACATATAGATTACCTGGAACAAAAGTTGAATCTATGTATAACAATAATTACAGAGCATATCTAAAAGGTTTTGAAGTTAAAGTTAAAGAATAA
- a CDS encoding vWA domain-containing protein, translated as MKNTKKITILLLILASLFLIACGKDEKKDDTENKTGDKVEANVSTNLSEEELQIAKGVNGDLPDPVYTYEAIVDEAGGLYQSPDARENNYLKKHDIWKEDVQRELKKIEPALGEDASEEEIQHLFKQLLYIAGYDYTPFETIDRFSYVIFKNDMENPFTHEKIEENMNVNVEIVLDASGSMVKKIGDKTMMEIAKESIKQVLSEMPANAKVGIRVFGHKGDNTASKKDESCGANELIYPIGDLNVEGIEKALEPIQPTGWTSIAKSIEYGVEDLKALDGEKTLNILYIITDGIETCGGNPVEIAKQLKGENTNIVLGIIGFNVDANQNRLLKQIANAAGGYYSSVNDADKLTGELYRINELAFSDYKWEVLNDNLIIRVKGMHNEILTFNKIAYGNKGISEKVDLSTAILYGGISKNDPKFAGLYVSLGKVSKRLSELSEERKNKIDAIFEEEYNKIKKESEEYIAYLESRKGEMVAYVPSTSRVSPRSAYYTGTSNKGGTREDAKKDAEKIKAEKEAAKQ; from the coding sequence ATGAAAAACACAAAAAAAATTACTATATTACTACTTATCTTGGCTAGTTTATTTTTAATAGCTTGTGGAAAAGATGAAAAAAAAGATGATACAGAAAATAAAACAGGAGATAAAGTAGAGGCAAATGTTTCCACTAATCTTTCAGAAGAAGAACTACAAATAGCAAAAGGTGTCAATGGGGACTTACCAGATCCTGTATATACTTATGAAGCTATAGTTGATGAAGCAGGAGGATTATACCAATCACCAGATGCAAGGGAAAATAATTATTTAAAAAAACATGATATATGGAAAGAGGATGTTCAAAGGGAGTTAAAAAAAATAGAACCAGCATTGGGTGAAGATGCTTCTGAAGAAGAAATTCAACATCTATTTAAACAACTTTTGTATATTGCAGGTTATGACTACACACCATTTGAAACAATAGATAGATTTTCTTATGTGATTTTTAAAAATGATATGGAAAATCCATTTACACATGAAAAAATTGAAGAAAATATGAATGTAAATGTAGAAATAGTTTTAGATGCATCAGGATCAATGGTAAAGAAAATTGGAGATAAAACAATGATGGAAATTGCAAAAGAATCTATCAAACAAGTTTTATCAGAAATGCCAGCTAATGCAAAAGTGGGAATAAGAGTATTTGGTCATAAAGGAGATAACACAGCTTCTAAAAAAGATGAATCATGTGGAGCAAATGAATTAATTTATCCAATTGGAGATTTGAATGTAGAAGGAATAGAAAAAGCCTTAGAACCTATACAACCAACAGGATGGACTTCAATTGCAAAATCAATTGAATATGGAGTTGAAGATTTAAAAGCCTTAGATGGAGAAAAAACACTAAATATTTTATATATAATTACAGATGGAATAGAAACTTGTGGTGGAAATCCAGTTGAAATAGCAAAGCAATTAAAAGGTGAAAATACAAATATTGTTTTAGGAATAATTGGCTTTAATGTAGATGCAAACCAAAATAGATTACTAAAACAAATTGCTAATGCAGCAGGAGGATATTATTCATCAGTAAATGATGCAGATAAACTTACAGGAGAATTATATAGAATAAATGAACTTGCTTTCTCAGATTATAAATGGGAAGTCTTAAATGATAATTTGATAATTAGGGTAAAAGGAATGCATAATGAAATTCTTACATTTAATAAGATAGCTTATGGAAACAAAGGAATTTCAGAAAAAGTAGATTTATCAACTGCTATTCTATATGGAGGTATTTCAAAAAATGATCCTAAGTTTGCTGGATTATATGTATCACTTGGAAAAGTATCAAAAAGACTTAGTGAATTAAGCGAAGAAAGAAAAAATAAAATAGATGCTATATTTGAAGAAGAATACAATAAAATAAAAAAAGAATCTGAAGAATATATTGCTTATTTAGAAAGTAGAAAAGGTGAAATGGTTGCCTATGTACCATCAACAAGTAGAGTAAGTCCTCGTAGTGCATATTACACAGGAACATCTAATAAGGGTGGAACAAGAGAGGATGCTAAAAAAGATGCTGAAAAAATAAAAGCAGAAAAAGAAGCAGCTAAACAATAG
- the recQ gene encoding DNA helicase RecQ, whose amino-acid sequence MKSEALKILKEYYGYDNFREGQEKIIDAILEKRNVLGIMTTGAGKSICYQIPALIFEGLTIIISPLISLMKDQVDSLRLIGIEASYLNSSLDNDEYNKILFKIKRGKIKLLYISPERLENKFFLNFIKTVKISMVVVDEAHCVSQWGENFRRSYLRIADFVKYITGKSQIQTLAFTATATPKIKVDIIEKLNIANPFIYVDYFNRDNIYFKVIDNSGLDKDLDIDSKAFIIDYLRKHKGKSGIIYCSTRKNVDDIYSYLVSFDRSVTKYHGGMSKEERDKNQKLFLDDDVEIMVATNAFGMGINKSNIRYVIHANIPADLESYYQEAGRAGRDGGPAEAILVYNEKDRDIQRYLMEKEAEGKKDKNYLNKRLKNFTKMLEYVELKTCYREYILKYFGEKMIRNYCGYCENCKKEKNIKDFSLEAKKIISGVGRAKESLGISTLANMLMGKADTKMLNKGLDKISTFGIMREDSQEWIESFINYMISEKYLVQSAGSFPVLKLGEKYKDILNGNIKIIRKKDEKIDFDYYENDLFKELNFLRKEISKQENIAPYIIFSDMTLIEMAEKKPRNRWDMLKIKGIGNQKFKSYGEKFLERIINYCMEERI is encoded by the coding sequence TTGAAATCAGAAGCACTCAAAATTTTAAAAGAATATTATGGTTATGATAATTTTAGAGAAGGACAAGAAAAAATAATAGATGCCATCTTAGAGAAAAGAAATGTTTTAGGGATTATGACGACAGGAGCTGGAAAATCCATCTGTTATCAAATACCTGCACTAATCTTTGAGGGGCTAACTATAATAATTTCTCCTCTAATATCTCTAATGAAAGACCAAGTAGATAGCCTAAGATTAATTGGAATAGAAGCAAGTTATTTAAACTCAAGTTTAGATAATGATGAATATAATAAGATACTTTTTAAAATAAAAAGAGGAAAGATAAAATTATTGTATATCTCACCTGAAAGATTAGAAAATAAATTTTTCTTAAACTTTATAAAAACTGTAAAAATTTCTATGGTAGTAGTAGATGAAGCACATTGTGTATCCCAGTGGGGAGAAAATTTTAGAAGAAGTTATCTAAGAATAGCAGATTTTGTGAAATATATAACGGGAAAAAGCCAAATTCAAACTTTGGCTTTTACTGCTACTGCAACCCCTAAAATTAAAGTAGATATAATAGAAAAATTAAATATAGCTAATCCTTTTATCTATGTAGATTACTTTAATAGAGATAATATATATTTTAAAGTTATAGATAATAGTGGACTTGATAAAGACTTGGATATAGATTCTAAAGCTTTTATAATAGATTATCTAAGAAAACATAAAGGAAAATCAGGAATAATTTATTGCTCAACCAGAAAAAATGTAGATGATATATATAGTTATCTTGTGAGTTTTGATAGAAGTGTTACAAAATACCATGGTGGAATGTCTAAAGAAGAAAGAGATAAAAATCAAAAATTATTCTTGGATGATGATGTTGAAATAATGGTAGCAACTAATGCTTTTGGTATGGGTATAAATAAGTCTAACATAAGATATGTAATACATGCAAATATTCCAGCTGACTTAGAAAGCTATTATCAAGAAGCAGGTAGAGCAGGAAGAGATGGTGGACCTGCTGAAGCTATTCTTGTATATAATGAAAAAGATAGGGATATTCAAAGATATTTGATGGAGAAAGAAGCAGAGGGAAAAAAAGATAAAAATTATCTTAATAAAAGATTAAAAAATTTTACTAAAATGTTAGAATATGTTGAATTGAAAACCTGTTACAGAGAATATATTTTAAAGTATTTTGGTGAAAAAATGATAAGAAATTATTGCGGTTATTGTGAGAACTGCAAAAAAGAGAAGAATATCAAAGATTTTTCACTGGAAGCAAAGAAAATTATTTCAGGTGTAGGTAGGGCAAAAGAAAGTTTGGGAATATCTACATTAGCTAATATGCTTATGGGAAAAGCTGATACTAAAATGTTAAATAAAGGACTTGACAAAATTTCTACATTTGGGATAATGAGAGAAGATAGTCAAGAGTGGATAGAAAGTTTTATAAATTATATGATTTCTGAAAAATATTTAGTGCAGAGTGCAGGAAGTTTTCCAGTTCTAAAACTTGGTGAGAAGTATAAAGATATTTTAAATGGAAATATAAAAATAATAAGAAAGAAAGATGAGAAAATTGACTTTGATTATTATGAAAATGATTTATTTAAAGAATTAAATTTTCTTAGAAAGGAGATTTCAAAACAAGAAAATATTGCACCTTATATTATTTTTTCTGATATGACTCTTATAGAGATGGCAGAGAAAAAACCAAGGAATAGGTGGGATATGTTAAAAATAAAAGGTATTGGCAATCAAAAATTTAAAAGTTATGGGGAAAAGTTTTTAGAAAGAATTATTAACTATTGTATGGAGGAGAGAATATGA
- a CDS encoding DUF4253 domain-containing protein: MPNIEEFKKIYNFEFEEIKAKDYKEIEKKYLASYKEGKEKGFTPVFLVVDDILLEKFEIDMEDEDTDNIMDIVKSNLKKYKDINAVEFLKNFQEQNTEDIEENIEDYFTEKDYKFDDSEKYNLELSTLFDYDGNFKNDVILVKVPTKNPYEVLGYFGMGGFNDCPLPAEQMAVAKYWYEKYGAVPAVITYDEIEFYVERPVQTLEEAKKLAVEQYAFCYDIVEQCYGTFEKLVDGLYKNIQWYFWWD; encoded by the coding sequence ATGCCAAATATAGAAGAATTTAAAAAAATATATAATTTTGAGTTTGAAGAAATAAAAGCTAAGGATTATAAAGAGATTGAAAAGAAATATCTTGCCTCATATAAAGAGGGAAAAGAAAAAGGCTTCACACCTGTATTTTTAGTAGTAGATGATATATTATTAGAAAAATTTGAAATAGATATGGAAGATGAAGATACTGATAATATAATGGATATAGTAAAATCAAATCTTAAAAAATATAAAGATATTAATGCAGTTGAGTTTTTAAAAAATTTTCAAGAACAAAATACAGAGGATATAGAAGAAAATATAGAAGATTATTTTACAGAAAAAGATTATAAATTTGATGATAGTGAAAAATATAATTTAGAGCTTTCAACTTTATTTGATTATGACGGAAATTTTAAAAATGATGTTATTTTAGTAAAAGTTCCCACAAAAAATCCTTATGAAGTTTTAGGATATTTTGGAATGGGTGGTTTTAATGATTGTCCTCTCCCAGCAGAACAAATGGCAGTTGCTAAGTATTGGTATGAAAAATATGGAGCAGTGCCAGCAGTTATAACTTACGATGAAATAGAATTTTATGTTGAAAGACCAGTTCAAACTTTGGAAGAAGCTAAAAAGTTGGCAGTTGAACAGTATGCTTTTTGCTATGATATAGTTGAACAATGTTATGGAACATTTGAAAAATTAGTGGATGGTTTATATAAAAATATACAATGGTATTTTTGGTGGGATTAA
- a CDS encoding type II toxin-antitoxin system HicB family antitoxin has product MKEKYIYPCIIYEEDGIYYANFKDFDACFTDGESMEEVIINAKDVLEGTIFSLLKNNLEIPEPTLTKPNLENNEFLVYIDIWLTPIVDKVKNQTVKKTLTIPKWLNDEAEKHSINFSNLLQTAIKKYLNIQ; this is encoded by the coding sequence ATGAAAGAAAAATATATTTATCCTTGTATAATTTATGAAGAAGATGGAATATATTATGCAAATTTTAAAGATTTTGATGCTTGTTTTACAGATGGAGAAAGTATGGAAGAAGTAATAATTAATGCCAAGGATGTATTAGAAGGGACTATTTTTAGTTTATTAAAAAATAATTTAGAAATACCTGAACCTACATTAACAAAACCAAATTTAGAAAATAATGAATTCTTAGTTTATATTGATATTTGGTTAACACCAATTGTAGATAAAGTAAAAAATCAAACAGTAAAGAAAACATTGACTATCCCTAAATGGTTAAATGATGAAGCTGAAAAACATTCTATAAATTTTTCTAATTTATTACAAACAGCTATAAAAAAATATTTAAATATTCAATAA
- a CDS encoding DNA-processing protein DprA: protein MYSKEELLIFSFINSNYDISIQNLSYKIFNFSNKENINFFKLNRIEKIEFLKSFFSQDNIEKILSIFDKLTLYKIGAEKIVKNCEEKSIKIFYYSYENYPKNLMDIKESPYVIFVKGNLPSNEELEKSFVIVGTRKPSKEGIAFARDIGQYLSRNNIYNISGLALGIDTEGHNMSLQKTGAILGQGLDLEIYPRENVKLAEMILENNGFLLSELIPQTEISLFSLIKRDRLQSALTSGIVIAETGIKGGTVNTFKYAREQKKKIFISEINKEFIEKYRKDLIVVKNSLDFEKKLKNNLIQKNLF from the coding sequence ATGTATAGTAAAGAAGAACTTTTAATCTTTTCATTTATAAACTCAAACTATGATATAAGCATACAAAACTTAAGCTACAAAATTTTTAATTTTTCAAATAAAGAAAATATAAATTTTTTTAAATTGAATAGAATAGAAAAAATTGAATTTTTAAAATCTTTTTTTAGTCAAGATAATATAGAGAAAATTTTATCTATTTTTGATAAACTTACTTTATATAAAATTGGAGCAGAAAAAATAGTAAAAAATTGTGAAGAAAAAAGTATTAAAATATTTTATTATTCTTATGAAAATTATCCTAAAAATCTAATGGATATAAAAGAAAGCCCCTATGTAATTTTTGTAAAAGGAAATTTACCTTCAAATGAAGAATTAGAAAAATCTTTTGTAATAGTTGGAACTAGAAAACCAAGTAAAGAAGGAATAGCTTTTGCTAGAGATATTGGGCAGTATCTATCTAGAAACAATATCTATAATATAAGTGGTTTAGCCTTAGGAATAGACACAGAGGGACATAATATGTCATTACAAAAAACAGGAGCAATTTTAGGACAAGGTTTGGATTTAGAGATTTATCCTAGAGAAAATGTTAAATTAGCAGAAATGATTTTAGAAAATAATGGTTTTTTATTATCTGAATTAATACCTCAAACAGAAATCTCTTTATTTTCTCTGATTAAAAGAGATAGGTTACAATCGGCTTTAACTTCTGGAATTGTAATAGCGGAAACAGGTATAAAAGGTGGAACAGTAAATACTTTTAAATATGCGAGAGAACAGAAAAAGAAAATATTTATATCTGAAATAAATAAAGAATTTATAGAAAAGTATAGAAAAGATTTAATTGTTGTAAAAAATAGTTTAGATTTTGAAAAAAAATTAAAAAATAATTTAATACAAAAAAATCTTTTTTAA